One Bosea sp. 124 genomic window, TTGATGGTGATCGGCCGCAACGGCTGCGTGACCTTCTTGAGTTCCTCGCGGGCCTTGTCGAGATCGTAGCTGTAGCCCTTGAGACCGGCCGGGGTGCCCCAGATCGGGTTGGGGTTCGGACCCGGATTGCGCGAGACCGAGCCCTTCATGATGTTGGCGATGAAGCCGTCATAGTCGAAGGCATAGGCCAGCGCCTTGCGGAAATGGACGTCGTTCATCAGCGGCTTCGAGTTGTTGAGCGCGAGGATGAAGACGCGCAGCGATTCCGCTTCGATGATCTGGACGTTGCTGGATTGCCGCAGGCGCTGGATCTGATCGTAGGGCAGATAGCCGTCGGCGCCCTGATAGTCGCCGCGGATCAGGCCGAGCACGCGGGTGTTGGTCTCGAGCACGGTGCGGAATTCGAGATCGTCGAAGGGCTGGCCGGTCCAGCCGGCGAAGTGCTCGGGGAAGCGCCGCGCCGTCCAGCCCACCGCCGGATCGTGCCGGCGCAGCGCATAGGAGCCGCTGCCGGCCTCGTTGCGGGCGAGCCAGGCTTCCGCCCAGTCGCCGTCCTTCTCGTTGGCCTTCACCAGCGCGTTGTTGACGATCAGAATATCGGGGACCGTGGTGAGGAAGATCGCCGAAGGCTGGGTCAGGTTGAAGACGACGGTGTGCGGATCGGGCGCCTTGGTGGTGCCTGGCTTGATCGCGTCGAGATAGAGGCTGGCCGGCCCCTTCTTCAGCGCGATGATGCGCTCGATCGAATAGACCACGTCGGCGGAGGTGAGCGGCTTGCCGTCGTGGAATTTGGCGTTCTGGCGCAGCTTGAAGGTGTAGACCTTGCCGTCCTCGGAGACGGTATGGCTCTCGGCGAGCCAGGGGATCATCTTGGGCGGATTGTCGACCCAGCGGTAGAGCCCGTCATAGAGGTTGAAACGGGTGGCGGCGCGGGCGGTGTCGAAGATCGTGTGCGGGTCGAGATTGTCGTAGGGGCTGTTGTTCGCATAGACGAACTTGCCGCCGGCCTGGGCCGATGCGCCCTCAAAACCCACCGTGGAGAGGGCGACGGAGCCGAGAACCGTCTTCAAGGCGTCTCTTCGTGTCGTCGTCATGCCATCCTCCAAGGGGTTGCTGGTTTCAGGGGCTGCCGGTTACGGACAAGACTTGGCCGGTGATGAAGTCCGCATAGTCTGAGGCGAGGAACATCACGGCGTGCGCGATGTCCTGCGGCGTGCCGGGGCGCCGGCGCGCCGTATTGGCGATCATGCCGTCCTGCCGCTCGGCCGAATAGGATTGCCATTGGCGCTCGTAGTCCGGGCTGGTGCGCTGGAAGCCGGGCGCGACGGCGTTGACGGTGATGCCGAAGGGGCCGAGCTCCTGGCCGAGCTGGCGGGCAAGCCCGATCTCGCCGGCCTTGGCCGAGGCATAAGCCTGGATGCCCGTGAGCGAGGTGCGAAGCCCTGCGCCGCTGGCGATGAAGACGATGCGGCCCTTGCCGGTCCGCTTCATGCCCGGTGTCACCGCCTGGGCCGAGAGGAAGGCGCCAGTCAGGTTGACGTCGAGCACCGCGCGCCATGTGGCCTCGTCGACATCCTCCAGCGGTGTGGCGCTCTGGCCGAGCACGCCGCCGGCGACATAGACCAGTACGTCGGGGCTGCGGCCGGATACTGCCTCACTTTGGGCTATCCATGCGCGGACCTGCGCCTTGTCGAGCAGGTCGAGCTCGGTCTGGTGGGCCGGCAGCCCTGCCATCTCGCCGCCGAGCCGGTCGCCGGCGAAGACATTGGCGCCGCGCGCCGCGAACCCCTCGACGATGCCGCGGCCGATGCCGCGCGCGGCACCGGCGATCAGGACGGTCTGGCCCGCGAAGTCGATGTTCATGCCGCTTCTCCCAGGCTGCGAGGAGCGATCTGCGGATAGAGCTGCAGAAGGCTCGCATAGGCGCGCTCGATCGCCGCGACCGGATCGGCCTTGGCGGTGGCGTCGGCATTTACGAGGGCGAAGATCTCGTGCTTCAGGAAGAAACGCCATTCGATCGGCAGGGCAAAGAGCCGCGCCGAGAGATGGTCCCAGGCTTCGTCCGACCAGATGGCCTCGAAGGACAAGCGCTCGGGGTCGAAAACCAGTCCGTTCGGACGCTCGCCCGGCTGTGTGCGCAAGGTGTGCGTCGCCGCGTCGTCGAGCTTGCCATCCACCACGACGACACCGTAGCGACGGGCGCCTTCCACCGAGACCTTGCCCTGCGCGACATCGTCCATGACCTCCCCCACGGGGCGCGTGTGGGGATCGCCCCAGCCGCCGGCGCCGGCGGCTGAGATCATCAGGGTGTCGCCCGGCGCGCAGCGGACGACGTCGGTGTTGCCGAGACTTTCCTCGCGTTCCGTGCCTGGGTTGCGCAGGAACGTGCAGGTCGCGCCCGGCTCCCCGCCTTCCAGCCCCCAGCAGGAGAAACGCACACGGTCGCGGTTGCGCGCGGTGACGACGGAGTTCGGCGAGAACATCTTGAAGGTCATCTGCGCGGCAAGTCCGCCGCGATAACGCCCGGCGCCGCCGGAATCTGGCACCAGCTCATAGCTGATCACACGAATCGGCACCTCGGCTTCCGTGATCTCGATCGGCGTATTCTTGAGGAAGGAGTTGGAGCCGTCCTGCCCGTCCTCCTTGGCCCAGCCGCCGCCGCCGCCGGTGATCGGGTTGATCGAGGCCATGGCGAGGCGCCCGGTCCGGCTGTCCGTGGTGCGGACGTTGAGGATGCCACCGCCACCCGCCGGTCCGGCCGGCAGCCTGTCGGGAAGTGCGAGCGAGAAGGCGCCGACGACCATGCCCTGAATGCGGGCGCAAGTCAGGCTGCGCATGCCGGTCGCCGCCGGGTAGACCGGGTTGACCACCGAGCCCTCGGGCAGGATGCAGCGCACGGGCCTCAGCAGCCCGGCGTTGAGCGCGACGGTGGGATCGAGCGAATAGACCACGTAATTATAGCCGACCAGCGGCAGGATATGGCGCGGCAGGCCGCCGGTCGGCATGTTCAGCGCCGATTGCAGTTGCGGGTCGCTGCCGGTGAAATCGAAGACGGCCTCGTCGCCGCTGACGCGCACGGTGAGCTTCAGCCGGCAGGGCACGCCGCCGGGGCTGTCCTCGTCGATATAGTCGGTGAAGACGTAATCGCCGTCCTGCATCGAGGCGAAGAGGCGGCGCGCCTGCCGGTCGGCGAGATCGAGCACGCCATAGGTCGCAGCGCAGACGGTCTCGACGCCGAAGCGGGCGATGGCATCCCTGATCTTGCGCTCGCCGGTCTTGAGCGAGGCGATCTGGGCCTTGAGGTCGCCCCAGTTCTGGTCCGGCATGCGGACATTGCGCAGCATGATGGCGAGCACCTGCTCGTTCATCACGCCTTCCTCGACCAGCTTCATCGGCGGGATGCGGATGCCTTCCTGCTGGACCTCCGTCAGCGCCCGCGAGAGCGAAGCGGGCACAGCGCCGCCCATATCGGTGTTGTGGATATGGCCGACGGCGAAGCAGACGAGCGTCTGCCCTTCGAAGATCGGCATCCACAGGTGCACGTCGGGGGCATGGGTGCAAACATAGCCGGAATAGGGGTCGTTGGTGATGCAGATGTCGCCGGGCTTGTAATCGGCGATGGCGTCGATCGCGCCCTTGTAGTCGAGGCCGATGAACCAGGTCGCGCCGAGGTCCTTGGGGCTGGCGAAGGTCTGGCCGCAGGGCGTCGTCAGGCCGCTGGTGAAGTCCTCGGTCTCCTTGACGAAGGCGGAATGGGCCGTGCGCAGCAGGGTGTAGCCCATGCTTTCGGCGGCGGCCTCGAAATGGCTCTTCAGAATCTGGAGCGTGACCGGATCGAGCGCCGGCTTGATGTTGGATGTCATGGTGTGGGCCGTCACGACGCCCGCTCCCTGCTCAGGATGAGGTTGCCATAGCCGTCGACCGTGCCGCTGAAGCCGGGCGGCGCCCAGGTCGTCGTGTCGTCCTGGATGATAACGGCGGGGCCGATGAAGCGGCTGCCGGGCTTGAGGTCGCGACGTCGGAACAAGGCGGCCGCGATCTCGCTGCCGCGATGGGCGACCGTCACGGTGGTGTCTGGCGTGACGTCGATGGCTGCGACCTCGTGCTCGGGGAAGGAGGGCTTGGGCGTCCTGCCGGCGATGACGACGCGCAAGGCGACGAGCTGCACGTCCGCCTTGTCGTCGGCATGGCCGTAGATCTCGGCATGGCGGGCGTGGAAGGCGTCGATGATTGCCTTGTCGTCTCGGCCGCTGATCCAGCCTTCCGCGATCGGCGTCTCGATCTCGTAGGACTGGCCGCGATAGCGCATGTCTCCCGAGATCGTCAGCGTCGCCTCGCCGTCATGGCCCTGGCTGCCATGGAGCCAGTCGCGCGCCTCGGTGACGAGCCCCGCCAGCGCCTGCCCGATGGCCGGCATCGTCGCGGGAGCGACGTCGAGGAAGGTGACGCGAACGAAGTCGGAGCGCAAATCCGCCAGCAGGCCGCCCAGCGCGGCGAGGACACCGGGCGTCTCCGGTACGATGACGGTCTCCATGCCCATGGCCTCGGCGAGCAGACAGCCCATCATCGGCCCGGCGCCGCCGAAAGCGAGCAGGGCATAGCCGCTTGGCTCCTCACCGACCTGCGAGAACAGCCGGCTGACCTCGCGATACATATTGGCGACTGCGAGCTCGATCACGGCTTCGGCGGTGGCGGCGGGGCTGCGGGCGAGGCCCTTCGCCAAGGGCCCGATCACGGCAAGCGCCTTCGCGCGATCGACATTAACGGCGCCATAGCCGAGTTCGGCAGCGCCGAGTACGCCCTTGACCGCGAAGGCATCGGTGATCGTCGCGCGCTCGCCGCCACGCCCGTAGCAGGCGGGGCCAGGCGTCGAGCCGGCGCTTTCCGGGCCGACGCGCAGGACGCCCAGCGAGTCGACGCTGGCGACGGAGCCGCCGCCGGCGCCGATCGAGGAGACCGAGACGGTCGGCAGATAGATCGGATAGCGGCCGACCAGTTCGCCGGAGCGGAAATCGGGCATGCCGTCGCGGAGCAGGGCGACATCGGCACTGGTGCCGCCGACGTCGAGGCTCATCACGCGGGGGAAGCCGGCGCGCTGCGCGACGAAGCCGGCCCCGATCACGCCTGCCGCCGTGCCCGAGAGCAGCATCTCGATGCTGCGCTCCTTGCCGGCGGACGCGGTCATGACGCCGCCGTTCGACTTGGTGATCATCGGAGCGGCGGGAACGCCGCGCTCGCGCAAGGCCGCTTCCAGCCGGCCGATATAATGCGAGACGCGCGGCTGCACCGAGCCATGGATGCAGGCGGTGATGGTGCGCTCGTATTCGCGCACGATCGGCCAGACATCGGCCGAACAGAACACAGGCAGCTCGGGCCGCAGACGGTTCAGGGTTTCCTTGACCAGCCGCTCATGCGCCGGATTGGTGTAGCTGTGCAGGAAGGCGAGCACGATGCCCTCCGCACCGGCCGCTTCGGCCTGCACCAGCGCCGCGGCGATCGCATCCTCGCCAGGTACGGTCTCGGGCTTGCCATCGGCATTCATGCGCTCGCGCAGCGGGATCACCCGGTCGCGCGGCACCAATGGCGGCGGACGGCGCGAGAACAGGTCGTAAGGGTCCGGAATCTTCAGCCGGGCGAGTTCGAGGACATCGCGGAAGCCTTCTGTGACGAAGAGGCAGAGCCGCGCGCCCGTGCCCTGGATGATGCTGTTCACTCCCACGGTCGAGCCATGGGTGAAATAGCTGACATCGGACGGGGCGATGCCGAAGCGGCGCTCGATCTCGTCGAGACCGAGCAGCACTTCGGCGCCGGGCGCATCCGGCCGCGACAGCACCTTCAGCGTGTGCAGCGCGAAGGACGCCTCGTCGAAGACACAGAAATCGGTGAAGGTGCCGCCGATATCGACGCCGATGCGGTAACCCACGGCTCAGCTCCGTTCCGTCGGGGTGGCGAGATCAGGGAAAGCCTGCGCCGTCATGCTCGCCGTTTGCAGGCCTGCTTCATCGGCGCAATACCGCGCGATCTCGGCATGGGTCGCAAACCAGACCGAGCCCTTGGCCTTGGCCGCGCGGATGACCTCATCGAGGATCCAGATGCGCGAGCGATGGCCGATCTGGTGCGGGTGC contains:
- a CDS encoding ABC transporter substrate-binding protein, producing MTTTRRDALKTVLGSVALSTVGFEGASAQAGGKFVYANNSPYDNLDPHTIFDTARAATRFNLYDGLYRWVDNPPKMIPWLAESHTVSEDGKVYTFKLRQNAKFHDGKPLTSADVVYSIERIIALKKGPASLYLDAIKPGTTKAPDPHTVVFNLTQPSAIFLTTVPDILIVNNALVKANEKDGDWAEAWLARNEAGSGSYALRRHDPAVGWTARRFPEHFAGWTGQPFDDLEFRTVLETNTRVLGLIRGDYQGADGYLPYDQIQRLRQSSNVQIIEAESLRVFILALNNSKPLMNDVHFRKALAYAFDYDGFIANIMKGSVSRNPGPNPNPIWGTPAGLKGYSYDLDKAREELKKVTQPLRPITINALAGFSESEQAATLFQNTLRQIGVEVIVEVSPWSVVSGRMRAAQTQADIIPLWKSTYYVDPNNWVGELYGTRYHGTRTFSYYSNPEFDKRLDRALVSGSQEERQKLYEEMTQMVNDDAAGIFVYNTKWYGPYASKVEGIRFSPVSNGQDIRWASQKR
- a CDS encoding SDR family NAD(P)-dependent oxidoreductase, which produces MNIDFAGQTVLIAGAARGIGRGIVEGFAARGANVFAGDRLGGEMAGLPAHQTELDLLDKAQVRAWIAQSEAVSGRSPDVLVYVAGGVLGQSATPLEDVDEATWRAVLDVNLTGAFLSAQAVTPGMKRTGKGRIVFIASGAGLRTSLTGIQAYASAKAGEIGLARQLGQELGPFGITVNAVAPGFQRTSPDYERQWQSYSAERQDGMIANTARRRPGTPQDIAHAVMFLASDYADFITGQVLSVTGSP
- a CDS encoding hydantoinase B/oxoprolinase family protein translates to MTAHTMTSNIKPALDPVTLQILKSHFEAAAESMGYTLLRTAHSAFVKETEDFTSGLTTPCGQTFASPKDLGATWFIGLDYKGAIDAIADYKPGDICITNDPYSGYVCTHAPDVHLWMPIFEGQTLVCFAVGHIHNTDMGGAVPASLSRALTEVQQEGIRIPPMKLVEEGVMNEQVLAIMLRNVRMPDQNWGDLKAQIASLKTGERKIRDAIARFGVETVCAATYGVLDLADRQARRLFASMQDGDYVFTDYIDEDSPGGVPCRLKLTVRVSGDEAVFDFTGSDPQLQSALNMPTGGLPRHILPLVGYNYVVYSLDPTVALNAGLLRPVRCILPEGSVVNPVYPAATGMRSLTCARIQGMVVGAFSLALPDRLPAGPAGGGGILNVRTTDSRTGRLAMASINPITGGGGGWAKEDGQDGSNSFLKNTPIEITEAEVPIRVISYELVPDSGGAGRYRGGLAAQMTFKMFSPNSVVTARNRDRVRFSCWGLEGGEPGATCTFLRNPGTEREESLGNTDVVRCAPGDTLMISAAGAGGWGDPHTRPVGEVMDDVAQGKVSVEGARRYGVVVVDGKLDDAATHTLRTQPGERPNGLVFDPERLSFEAIWSDEAWDHLSARLFALPIEWRFFLKHEIFALVNADATAKADPVAAIERAYASLLQLYPQIAPRSLGEAA
- a CDS encoding hydantoinase/oxoprolinase family protein, whose translation is MGYRIGVDIGGTFTDFCVFDEASFALHTLKVLSRPDAPGAEVLLGLDEIERRFGIAPSDVSYFTHGSTVGVNSIIQGTGARLCLFVTEGFRDVLELARLKIPDPYDLFSRRPPPLVPRDRVIPLRERMNADGKPETVPGEDAIAAALVQAEAAGAEGIVLAFLHSYTNPAHERLVKETLNRLRPELPVFCSADVWPIVREYERTITACIHGSVQPRVSHYIGRLEAALRERGVPAAPMITKSNGGVMTASAGKERSIEMLLSGTAAGVIGAGFVAQRAGFPRVMSLDVGGTSADVALLRDGMPDFRSGELVGRYPIYLPTVSVSSIGAGGGSVASVDSLGVLRVGPESAGSTPGPACYGRGGERATITDAFAVKGVLGAAELGYGAVNVDRAKALAVIGPLAKGLARSPAATAEAVIELAVANMYREVSRLFSQVGEEPSGYALLAFGGAGPMMGCLLAEAMGMETVIVPETPGVLAALGGLLADLRSDFVRVTFLDVAPATMPAIGQALAGLVTEARDWLHGSQGHDGEATLTISGDMRYRGQSYEIETPIAEGWISGRDDKAIIDAFHARHAEIYGHADDKADVQLVALRVVIAGRTPKPSFPEHEVAAIDVTPDTTVTVAHRGSEIAAALFRRRDLKPGSRFIGPAVIIQDDTTTWAPPGFSGTVDGYGNLILSRERAS